One region of Mycolicibacterium insubricum genomic DNA includes:
- a CDS encoding acetyl-CoA C-acetyltransferase has protein sequence MTTSVIVAGARTPIGRFSGSLKDFSGSDLGGIAIKAALEKAGVSPSLVDYVIMGQVLCAGAGQMPARQAAVAGGIPWDVPSLSINKMCLSGIDAIALADQLIRAGEFEVVVAGGQESMTKAPHLLLDSRAGYKYGDVVVKDHLAYDGLHDVFTDQPMGALTEQRNDEDKFTRLEQDEFAAESHRKAAAAWKDGVFAEEVVSVEIPQRKGDPIVFAEDEGIRADTTAESLGQLRPAFRKDGTITAGSASQISDGACAVVVMSKAKAEELGLEWLCEIGAHGVVAGPDSTLQSQPANAIKKAIAREGITVDQLDVVEINEAFAAVSLASTRELGVDPARVNPNGGAIAMGHPIGVSGARIVLHAALELKRVGGKYAVAALCGAGGQGDALIVRR, from the coding sequence ATGACGACGTCGGTGATTGTTGCTGGTGCCCGTACCCCGATCGGGAGATTCTCCGGTTCGCTGAAGGATTTCTCCGGCTCGGACCTCGGCGGGATCGCGATCAAGGCCGCCCTGGAGAAGGCTGGTGTTTCCCCGTCACTGGTGGACTACGTGATCATGGGCCAGGTGCTCTGTGCCGGCGCCGGGCAGATGCCGGCGCGTCAGGCCGCCGTCGCCGGGGGTATTCCCTGGGACGTGCCCTCGCTGAGCATCAACAAGATGTGCCTGTCCGGCATCGACGCGATCGCACTGGCCGACCAGCTGATCCGCGCCGGTGAGTTCGAGGTCGTCGTCGCCGGTGGCCAGGAGTCCATGACCAAGGCGCCGCATCTGCTGTTGGATTCCCGCGCCGGCTACAAGTACGGCGACGTCGTGGTCAAGGACCACCTGGCCTACGACGGCCTGCACGACGTTTTCACCGACCAGCCGATGGGTGCGCTGACCGAACAGCGCAACGACGAGGACAAGTTCACCCGCCTGGAGCAGGACGAGTTCGCCGCCGAATCCCACCGCAAGGCCGCGGCCGCCTGGAAGGACGGCGTGTTCGCCGAAGAGGTGGTGTCGGTCGAGATCCCGCAGCGCAAGGGGGATCCGATCGTGTTCGCCGAGGACGAGGGCATTCGCGCGGACACCACCGCCGAGTCGCTGGGGCAGCTGCGTCCGGCCTTCCGCAAGGACGGCACCATCACCGCCGGGTCGGCGTCGCAGATCTCCGACGGCGCGTGCGCGGTCGTCGTGATGAGCAAGGCCAAGGCCGAGGAACTGGGCCTGGAGTGGCTGTGCGAGATCGGTGCCCACGGGGTGGTCGCCGGTCCGGACTCGACCCTGCAGTCCCAGCCGGCCAATGCCATCAAGAAGGCCATCGCCCGCGAGGGCATCACCGTCGACCAGCTCGACGTGGTGGAGATCAACGAGGCGTTCGCCGCGGTGTCGCTGGCCTCCACCCGGGAGCTGGGCGTGGATCCGGCAAGGGTCAACCCCAACGGCGGCGCCATCGCGATGGGGCACCCGATCGGGGTGTCCGGCGCCCGCATCGTGCTGCACGCCGCGTTGGAGCTCAAGCGCGTCGGCGGCA
- the mce gene encoding methylmalonyl-CoA epimerase, which produces MSTDQVDARSALTPDLVTAIDHAGIAVPDLDAAKAFYVEQLGMEVLHEEVNEEQGVIEAMLGVRGTPAGSTQIQLLAPLNESSTIAKFIDRNGPGLQQLCVRTSDVDALSDRLRAAGIRLLYDTSRRGTAGARINFIHPKDAGGVLMELTQPAG; this is translated from the coding sequence ATGAGCACCGATCAGGTTGATGCACGTTCGGCCCTGACCCCCGACCTGGTGACGGCGATCGACCACGCCGGCATCGCCGTGCCGGACCTGGACGCCGCCAAGGCCTTCTACGTCGAGCAGCTCGGCATGGAGGTGCTGCACGAGGAGGTCAACGAGGAGCAGGGCGTGATCGAGGCCATGCTCGGCGTGCGTGGCACCCCGGCCGGCAGCACCCAGATCCAGCTGCTGGCGCCGCTGAACGAGTCGTCGACCATCGCCAAGTTCATCGACCGCAACGGCCCGGGCCTGCAGCAGCTGTGCGTACGCACCAGCGACGTCGACGCTCTGTCGGATCGGCTGCGCGCCGCCGGAATTCGGCTGCTGTATGACACCTCCCGCCGCGGCACGGCCGGCGCCCGGATCAACTTCATCCACCCCAAGGACGCCGGCGGGGTGCTGATGGAGCTGACCCAGCCCGCGGGCTAG
- a CDS encoding adenylate/guanylate cyclase domain-containing protein — translation MDSRNTLAQRLGHLLERVTRQSGRLLPETSAYGSWLLGRETERPEQRRVRIQVILTGFLLINNLLAIGVTALLVIVAYPNPNVFTAAPRWVTLGLAPAYCIGALVIGSTVLTRHGLKVLNWAIEQQPPTAEDLRATMLAPWHVAVVHMIGWGLGAVVLTTAYGYYDTYFIPRFLGVIVAVGVMAASFSYLVTEFTLRPVAAQALVAGEPPRRLAPGVMGRIMTVWMLGAGIPIMGIALSAFFALILRNLTLTQFTVAVLLSCLAALVFGFTLMWVAVWITTTPIRVVRAALKRVEEGDLDTTLVVFDGTELGQLQRGFNSMVHGLREREKVRDLFSRHVGREVAEAAEAATTGEMTLGGEERDVAVLFIDIIGSTMLVSGLAAWEVVALLNRFFAVIVDEVELRHGLLNKFQGDGCLVVFGAPNDLEHPEDAALETARAVSIRLALEVPEVEAAIAVTAGDVVAGNVGARERFEYTIIGEPVNEAARLCELAKTAPGRLIASADAVRGASEAEQAHWTFGNRVRLRGLEDPTQLATLVQ, via the coding sequence ATGGATTCCCGAAATACGTTGGCACAGCGACTGGGTCACCTGCTGGAGCGGGTGACCCGGCAGAGCGGTCGGCTGCTGCCCGAGACGTCGGCCTACGGCTCCTGGCTGCTGGGTCGCGAGACCGAGCGCCCGGAACAACGGCGTGTCCGCATTCAGGTGATCCTCACCGGATTCCTGTTGATCAACAATCTTCTCGCCATCGGCGTGACCGCCCTGCTGGTGATCGTGGCGTACCCGAATCCGAACGTCTTCACCGCCGCACCGCGCTGGGTGACGCTCGGGTTGGCCCCCGCCTACTGCATCGGCGCGCTGGTGATCGGCTCGACCGTGCTCACCCGCCACGGACTGAAGGTGCTGAACTGGGCCATCGAGCAGCAACCACCCACCGCCGAGGATCTGCGCGCCACCATGCTCGCCCCGTGGCACGTCGCGGTGGTGCACATGATCGGGTGGGGACTGGGCGCCGTCGTGCTCACCACCGCCTACGGCTACTACGACACCTACTTCATCCCGCGGTTCCTCGGCGTGATCGTGGCGGTCGGGGTGATGGCCGCCAGCTTCTCCTATCTGGTCACCGAATTCACCCTGCGGCCGGTCGCCGCGCAAGCGCTGGTGGCCGGGGAGCCGCCGCGGCGACTCGCCCCGGGCGTCATGGGCCGGATCATGACGGTCTGGATGCTCGGCGCCGGCATCCCGATCATGGGTATCGCACTGTCGGCGTTCTTCGCCCTGATCCTGCGGAATCTGACGCTGACGCAGTTCACCGTGGCGGTGTTGCTGTCCTGCCTGGCCGCGCTGGTCTTCGGGTTCACCCTCATGTGGGTCGCCGTCTGGATCACCACCACCCCGATCCGGGTGGTGCGCGCCGCGCTCAAACGCGTCGAGGAGGGCGACCTGGACACCACCCTGGTGGTGTTCGACGGCACCGAGCTCGGGCAGTTGCAGCGCGGCTTCAACTCCATGGTGCACGGGCTGCGAGAGCGCGAGAAGGTGCGCGACCTGTTCAGTCGGCACGTCGGCCGCGAGGTTGCCGAGGCCGCCGAGGCCGCGACCACCGGCGAGATGACCCTGGGCGGCGAGGAACGCGACGTCGCCGTGCTGTTCATCGACATCATCGGCTCGACCATGCTGGTCAGCGGGCTGGCGGCGTGGGAGGTCGTCGCCCTGCTGAACCGGTTCTTCGCCGTCATCGTCGACGAGGTCGAGCTGCGCCACGGGTTGCTCAACAAATTCCAGGGCGACGGCTGCCTGGTGGTCTTCGGGGCTCCCAACGACCTTGAGCACCCCGAGGATGCGGCCCTGGAGACCGCCCGCGCGGTCTCCATCCGGCTGGCCCTCGAGGTCCCCGAGGTCGAGGCCGCGATCGCGGTGACCGCCGGCGATGTCGTCGCGGGCAATGTCGGGGCCCGGGAACGCTTCGAGTACACCATCATCGGCGAGCCAGTGAACGAGGCCGCCCGGCTGTGCGAGCTGGCCAAGACCGCACCCGGCCGGCTGATCGCCTCCGCCGACGCGGTCCGCGGCGCCTCCGAAGCCGAACAGGCGCACTGGACATTCGGCAATCGCGTCAGGCTACGCGGGCTGGAAGATCCCACCCAGCTGGCCACCCTGGTTCAGTAG
- the nucS gene encoding endonuclease NucS encodes MRLVIAQCTVDYVGRLTAHLPSARRLLLIKADGSVSVHADDRAYKPLNWMSPPCWLTEADDGATPVWVVENKAGEQLRITLEDIEHDSQHELGVDPGLQKDGVEAHLQALLAEHVELLGAGYTLVRREYPTAIGPVDLLCRDELGTSVAVEIKRRGEIDGVEQLTRYLDLLNRDSLLAPVAGVFAAQQIKPQARTLAEDRGIRCVTLDYDQMRGMDSNEYRLF; translated from the coding sequence GTGCGCCTCGTGATTGCCCAGTGCACCGTCGACTACGTCGGCCGGTTGACCGCCCATCTGCCCTCCGCCCGGCGGCTGCTGCTGATCAAGGCGGACGGCTCGGTCAGCGTGCACGCCGACGACCGCGCCTACAAACCACTGAACTGGATGAGCCCGCCATGTTGGCTCACCGAGGCGGACGACGGGGCGACCCCGGTCTGGGTGGTGGAGAACAAGGCGGGCGAGCAGCTGCGGATCACCCTGGAGGACATCGAGCACGACTCTCAGCACGAACTCGGCGTGGACCCGGGTCTGCAGAAGGACGGGGTGGAGGCCCACCTGCAGGCGCTGCTGGCCGAACACGTCGAACTGCTCGGTGCGGGGTACACGCTGGTGCGCCGCGAGTACCCGACCGCGATCGGGCCGGTCGACCTGCTGTGCCGCGACGAACTCGGCACGTCGGTCGCGGTGGAGATCAAGCGCCGCGGGGAGATCGACGGCGTCGAGCAGCTGACCCGCTACCTCGACCTGCTCAACCGGGACAGCCTGCTGGCGCCGGTCGCCGGGGTGTTCGCCGCGCAGCAGATCAAACCCCAGGCCCGCACGCTGGCCGAGGATCGTGGGATCCGCTGTGTGACCTTGGATTACGATCAGATGCGGGGCATGGACAGCAACGAGTACCGGCTGTTCTGA
- a CDS encoding adenylate/guanylate cyclase domain-containing protein encodes MSDDPEPERRVDRLLERATRQSGRLTSSPEYGSWLLGSSSESPRRRRVRIQFLLTVALITSNLVGITVAILLITIALPEPSVFRSDVWWIAVIVTPAYIVAALAVGTAWVTGRTVKALRWATEGHPATRADQRRTLATPLRVALMNLVLWLIGTALLTLLYGLHDPRYIPNVGFVMLFCGIVVSAACYLFTEFALRPIAARALQAGRPPGRLPSGVTGRIMSTWLFTTAIPVAGTMVTALFTIMIHQLTATQLSVTVLFIGAFALTFGFLLMWVASWLISTPVRVVRQGMARVEEGDLTPTLQVFDGTELGELQRGFNAMVAGLRERERVRDLFGRHVGRDVAAAAEAQDVELGGEERFAAALFIDIIGSTTMVSNRPPTEIVDLLNQFFAIVVDEVNGHQGFVNKFEGDGCLAVFGTPNQLDCPADAALAASRSIAARIRTELSGVHAGIGVAAGIVVAGNVGAHERFEFTVIGPPVNTAARLCELAKSTPGKLLAAADTVRSAGAAEQAHWSFGDTVTLRGQHHETVLALPRDGDDR; translated from the coding sequence ATGAGTGACGACCCGGAACCGGAGCGGCGCGTCGACCGCCTGCTGGAGCGCGCGACCCGGCAGAGCGGGCGGCTGACCTCGTCGCCCGAGTATGGCTCCTGGCTGCTCGGCAGTTCCAGCGAGAGTCCGCGCCGGCGCCGCGTCCGCATCCAATTCCTGCTGACGGTCGCCCTGATCACCTCGAACCTGGTCGGTATCACCGTCGCCATCCTGCTGATCACCATCGCGCTGCCGGAGCCGTCGGTGTTCCGCTCGGACGTGTGGTGGATCGCCGTCATCGTCACGCCGGCCTACATCGTGGCGGCGCTGGCCGTCGGCACCGCCTGGGTGACCGGGCGCACCGTGAAGGCGCTGAGGTGGGCAACCGAGGGACACCCGGCAACCCGCGCCGATCAGCGCCGCACACTGGCCACCCCCCTGCGGGTGGCGCTGATGAACCTGGTGCTGTGGCTGATCGGGACGGCCCTGCTGACCCTGCTCTACGGCCTGCACGATCCGCGTTACATCCCGAACGTCGGCTTCGTCATGCTGTTCTGCGGGATCGTGGTGAGCGCGGCCTGCTATCTGTTCACCGAGTTCGCCCTACGCCCGATAGCCGCGCGGGCACTGCAGGCCGGGCGCCCCCCGGGCCGGCTGCCGTCCGGGGTGACCGGCCGGATCATGAGCACCTGGCTGTTCACCACGGCGATCCCGGTGGCCGGGACCATGGTCACCGCCCTGTTCACCATCATGATCCACCAGCTCACCGCCACCCAGCTGTCGGTCACCGTGCTGTTCATCGGCGCCTTCGCGCTGACCTTCGGGTTCCTGCTGATGTGGGTCGCCTCCTGGCTGATCTCCACCCCGGTCCGGGTGGTGCGTCAGGGGATGGCCCGGGTGGAGGAGGGCGACCTGACCCCGACCCTGCAGGTGTTCGACGGCACCGAACTCGGCGAGCTGCAGCGCGGCTTCAACGCCATGGTGGCGGGGTTGCGGGAACGCGAACGGGTGCGCGACCTGTTCGGCAGGCACGTGGGTCGCGACGTGGCCGCGGCCGCCGAGGCTCAGGACGTGGAGCTCGGCGGCGAGGAACGCTTTGCCGCCGCGCTGTTCATCGACATCATCGGGTCCACCACGATGGTGTCCAACCGTCCGCCGACCGAGATCGTCGACCTGCTCAACCAGTTCTTCGCCATCGTCGTCGACGAGGTCAACGGTCACCAGGGCTTTGTCAACAAATTCGAGGGCGACGGCTGCCTGGCCGTGTTCGGCACCCCGAACCAACTGGACTGCCCCGCCGATGCCGCGTTGGCCGCGTCCCGGTCGATCGCGGCGCGGATCCGCACCGAGTTGTCCGGCGTCCACGCCGGCATCGGGGTCGCCGCCGGCATCGTGGTGGCGGGCAATGTCGGGGCGCACGAGCGCTTCGAGTTCACCGTGATCGGCCCGCCGGTCAACACCGCCGCGCGGCTGTGCGAGCTGGCCAAGTCCACGCCCGGGAAGCTCCTGGCCGCCGCCGATACCGTGCGCAGCGCCGGCGCCGCCGAGCAGGCGCACTGGAGCTTCGGCGACACCGTCACGCTGCGCGGCCAGCACCACGAGACCGTCCTCGCCCTGCCCCGCGACGGCGACGACCGCTAG
- a CDS encoding DNA-3-methyladenine glycosylase 2 family protein: MHQDFDRCYRAVGSRDARFDGWFVTAVSSTGIYCRPSCPARTPLPANVSFFPTAAAAQRAGYRACRRCRPDASPGSPAWSVRDDLVARAMRLIADGTIDREGVPGLAARLGYTTRQVERVLSAELGAGPLALARAQRAQTARLLTECTDLAFGEVAFAAGFASIRQFNDTVRTVFGCPPSELRRRAAMIPAADSAGAIALRLPVRRPFSYSGLFGHLAATAVPGVEEVRAGTFRRTLRLPNATGIVALRPRQDHVACVLRLADFRDLPIAVARCRRLLDLDADPIPIAETLAGDPALAGAIAADPGRRLPRTVDEHELAIRVVLGQQVSVRAAGTLAARLASTRGLPITDPDGGLTHCFPTAAEIACLDPNDLSMPESRRRTVLALAEALGNGAIPLGPGCDWAATRARLIELPGIGPWSTELIAMRGLGDPDAFPASDLGVRTGARILGLPSGAAVLATRAQSWRPWRSYATQYLWGAAASHPINQWPPKEAA; this comes from the coding sequence GTGCACCAGGATTTCGACCGCTGCTACCGCGCCGTCGGTTCGCGCGACGCCCGGTTCGACGGCTGGTTCGTCACCGCCGTGTCCAGCACCGGAATCTATTGCCGCCCAAGCTGCCCCGCCCGTACCCCGCTGCCGGCCAACGTCTCGTTCTTCCCGACGGCGGCGGCCGCGCAACGGGCCGGTTACCGGGCCTGCCGGCGCTGCCGTCCCGACGCCTCCCCCGGTTCACCGGCCTGGTCTGTGCGCGACGATCTCGTCGCCCGGGCCATGCGGCTGATCGCCGACGGCACCATCGACCGCGAGGGGGTTCCCGGGCTGGCGGCCCGGCTCGGCTACACCACCCGACAGGTGGAGCGGGTGCTGTCCGCTGAGCTCGGTGCCGGTCCGCTGGCTCTGGCCCGCGCGCAACGCGCCCAGACGGCGCGGCTGCTGACCGAGTGCACCGACCTGGCGTTCGGCGAGGTCGCGTTCGCGGCCGGGTTCGCCAGCATCCGGCAGTTCAACGACACCGTGCGAACGGTATTCGGCTGCCCGCCGAGTGAACTGCGCCGCCGCGCGGCGATGATCCCGGCTGCCGACTCGGCCGGTGCCATTGCCCTGCGGCTGCCGGTGCGCCGGCCGTTCTCCTACTCGGGGCTGTTCGGGCACCTGGCGGCCACCGCGGTGCCCGGCGTCGAGGAGGTCCGCGCCGGGACGTTTCGCCGCACCCTGCGGTTGCCGAACGCCACCGGCATCGTCGCGTTGAGGCCGCGCCAGGATCACGTCGCCTGCGTGCTGAGACTGGCCGACTTCCGGGATCTGCCGATCGCGGTCGCGCGCTGCCGTCGCCTGCTCGATCTGGACGCCGACCCGATACCCATCGCCGAGACACTGGCCGGTGATCCCGCGCTGGCGGGCGCCATCGCTGCCGACCCGGGCCGCCGCCTTCCCCGGACCGTCGACGAACATGAACTGGCGATCCGGGTGGTGCTCGGCCAGCAGGTATCCGTCCGCGCCGCCGGAACGCTGGCCGCGCGACTCGCCTCCACCCGGGGTTTGCCGATCACCGATCCCGACGGCGGCCTGACGCACTGCTTCCCGACGGCCGCCGAGATCGCCTGCCTCGATCCGAATGACCTCTCGATGCCCGAATCCCGTCGGCGAACCGTGCTGGCGCTGGCCGAAGCACTGGGCAACGGCGCCATCCCGCTGGGGCCGGGCTGCGACTGGGCCGCGACCCGCGCCCGGCTGATTGAGCTACCCGGGATCGGGCCGTGGAGCACCGAGCTGATCGCCATGCGGGGACTCGGTGATCCCGATGCCTTCCCGGCGTCGGACCTCGGTGTCCGTACCGGGGCCCGGATTCTCGGATTGCCCTCCGGCGCAGCCGTTCTGGCCACACGTGCCCAGAGCTGGCGACCCTGGCGGTCCTATGCCACCCAGTACCTGTGGGGCGCGGCCGCGTCGCATCCCATCAATCAATGGCCCCCGAAGGAGGCGGCATGA
- a CDS encoding methylated-DNA--[protein]-cysteine S-methyltransferase, translating to MTSYRIIDSPIGPLTLAGDDGTLTHLRMVDQTYEPDRDDWIRDDTAFATAVEQLDAYFAGDLHEFDIPMAMDGTEFQRRVWQALCTIPYGETRSYGEIAAQIGSPGASRAVGLANGHNPIAVIVPCHRVIGANGSLTGYGGGLDRKKLLLALERESSQPALFD from the coding sequence ATGACCAGCTACCGCATCATCGACAGCCCGATCGGCCCGCTCACCCTGGCCGGTGACGACGGGACGCTCACCCATCTGCGGATGGTCGACCAGACCTACGAACCGGACCGCGACGACTGGATCCGCGACGATACCGCGTTCGCGACGGCCGTCGAGCAGCTGGACGCCTACTTCGCCGGGGACCTGCACGAGTTCGACATTCCAATGGCCATGGACGGCACGGAGTTCCAGCGGCGGGTGTGGCAGGCGCTGTGCACCATTCCCTACGGCGAGACCCGGTCCTACGGCGAGATCGCCGCGCAGATCGGGTCTCCCGGCGCATCACGGGCCGTCGGACTGGCCAACGGGCACAACCCGATTGCCGTCATCGTGCCGTGCCACCGGGTGATCGGCGCCAACGGCAGCCTCACCGGCTACGGCGGTGGGCTCGACCGTAAGAAGCTCCTGCTGGCGCTGGAACGTGAATCGTCGCAGCCCGCGCTGTTCGACTGA